From the genome of Brevibacterium sp. JSBI002, one region includes:
- a CDS encoding TetR/AcrR family transcriptional regulator, whose product MAYRETQRTRANAEARRAGIERATRHVIARGGFASASVAAVAVEADCSAGSIYTYFSSRDELLRLVFAQAAGHELEVIAGTVAEAATAAEVAESTVEVFVRRAVAGRRLSHALLLEEVPEPVQSERLRLRRGYVAAIGAALDRVGGTQIPAEVVARSIVGSVGENLVDILDPTAPNPSPAEIETLIRALTTFTRSALGEP is encoded by the coding sequence ATGGCGTATCGCGAAACCCAGCGCACTCGGGCCAATGCCGAGGCGCGTCGGGCCGGCATCGAACGCGCCACTCGACATGTCATTGCCCGCGGAGGATTCGCCTCGGCGAGTGTGGCCGCGGTTGCCGTCGAGGCCGATTGCAGTGCCGGGTCGATCTACACGTACTTCAGCAGCCGAGACGAGCTGCTGCGGCTGGTCTTCGCGCAGGCGGCAGGCCACGAGCTGGAGGTCATCGCCGGCACCGTCGCCGAGGCGGCCACTGCCGCTGAGGTCGCGGAGTCGACCGTCGAGGTCTTCGTCCGTCGCGCCGTGGCTGGCCGCAGGCTCTCCCACGCTCTGCTGCTCGAAGAGGTTCCCGAACCGGTTCAGAGCGAACGGCTGCGGCTGCGCCGCGGATATGTCGCCGCCATCGGGGCAGCCCTGGACCGGGTGGGCGGCACGCAGATCCCCGCCGAGGTGGTCGCCCGTTCGATCGTCGGAAGCGTCGGAGAGAACCTCGTCGACATCCTTGACCCGACCGCCCCGAATCCGAGCCCGGCGGAGATCGAGACTCTCATCAGGGCACTGACCACGTTCACCCGATCCGCTTTAGGAGAACCATGA